A segment of the Toxotes jaculatrix isolate fToxJac2 chromosome 2, fToxJac2.pri, whole genome shotgun sequence genome:
aattGAATTTCCTCCACGTGTCCATCTGATTTCTGAAAGACACGCCTCTCAGAGAACGCATGTCAGATTCCTGTAATCAACACATTTGATTGGAAACTCTGAGATAGATCAGCTGGTTGTTTCTTACTATAATCATAGTATGTGTTAGACCACGCCTTTTCCCAGAAGCTGACACCGGTTTCCGCCAATCGCAGGCCTCTCTAATATGGCGGgaactggaggaggaagaggaggggctTGACGAAGGCCCCCGTGGACTGTTCGGCTCTGCGCTGTGGAGGCGTCAAACGCAGAGGAACAGAGATGAGGAAGACGAAGACAGAACTGAAGGCTCGGTGCGACGGCACCACGGGCAGAGGATGTCGGACTATCCCGACGATGACTGCGTGCGATATTTTGTTCTGGGCACACTGACTGCAGTGTTGGCTCTGGTTGTCAATTTGGTCTACCCTCTTCTTTACAAAGCCAACTGGACCTGAGCAGTGGCTGGTTGCTGACTTACTTTGGCCAGGGGCCACTCAGAAATATGGTGGAGTGGTTAGATATTaggtggagaggaaaaagagcagagttACTCATCCATCCTTCTTTAGCTGGTAAAATGGTCCTCCGTTCCATCCAATAGCACAACACTCAGCGTGTTTGTATCACTTTATATGGCTCAGTCCTTTACAATATGTATAAAATACACTATTTCACACAGTAAAAGACACTGAGAGTCCTGCAGAGTGTTGAAGAGACAGCAAAGGAGACTTCATAAGAAAGCTTTGTAGTTAAAGCAGCAGTAGAGCGACTGTCAGCACACAGTACTGGAACACTGAGTGTAAACATTTCAAACGTGTGCTTTGTTTGGACTCTTGCTTCCAGTGCACGTGCACTTTTCAGTGAGGTTGCAGTTTTTAGAGTCACTTTTTTAACAGTGGTTCTCAGATGATCTGTGAGCCTTTAATCTATTACACCTAAGCTGCAGCGTTTATTActgtgagatgtggttgaaagctcaCAGAAAATGCTTGTAAATAGGTATTTTAGTTAAGAGTCTTTTTTATCAGAGAAGCTATGTAGTTGTACAGTAATATATAAAACGTGTATAAGCTGAGCATTATGACAGAATGATTCCAGTGCAAAAAATAATCCTTCTCTAGAGCGACACATGAAGCCACTATTAAATgccttcttttgttttattgcactACACTCTTGAGTAGATAAGACTGGTAGCTGAATAGAGTATGTCTGAGAAGAGGCAGTtcagcagtgtttcattttctAAACGCTGTCATGAAGTAAAGTGTACcttatattttttctttgtgaccAATTGTTGTTGCCTTTTCCATGTCCTTACACAGAACACACTTTGATTATTGGGCCTTAAAATTGCTGTTTGTGTCCAGCCACCGccgtttgttttgtttttttttgtttttgcagcagtatgtactgtacttatcttggatttttttatttctatacattttttttttgtttttattgaaaagaCTGTCACAATCTGTTTTAGTTGCTTTTAATTGAACTTTCTAAGCCATAGCCAGGTGAGGATTTTAAGTTCTCAGGATGAATTGtcataaaatacaatgacatgttactttgtgtctttttaaaatccTACAAAAGAAGATGAGAAATTGACTGACGATGCAGTCCGTTCACAGTTGAGAGATGAGGCGTTACCGTCCACTTCTGAATGTCAGAGGATTTGATTATGGGCAGTGTTGGACCTGTTTACACCTGTAACGTACAGAGTATCTAAATGTTGTCTTCTtcttaaaatacactttttttgtttttactgcttttgttttaatttgaaaacccTAAAAGACGTTCCTCATCACATACGCAAGCTTAATAGTctgagttgtttttatttaaaatgtttttcgtCTTAGACCCCAAACTGTCTGTAGGTGATGTCTTTACTCTGCGGTCATTGTGAGTGAGCATTTAGGTCTCAGGGAAATCCCAGTTATCTTCTGGTATCATGGCAGAGTAGAGCGACCTAGGTTTTGCCTTAAACGCTGAGCATAGCACCGTCCGACTGTGGATACTTGACTCCGATATATGCAACACTGAAGTCCATCTAGTTTCAGAACTCTTGTGCTCAACGTGCACTACTGTGGTGACGAACTTGAAAGTGTGAAAGTTTCCGGTAGCTGATATAAACAGCATTGATGAGGGTTTCACAGAAGAATTTTAGGGAGGGTTTCAGGACAAGCTTTGCAGTTTGTAGAACATGTAAATGCTGCTGGGTTTTTGTGAAGTTGACTGGATTTAATGGAGTGAAGGATGAAactatgtgtatgtgtagtcTGCTACATAATGTTCATTGGGAAGAATAATCATGTGTTTTGTGAGGAAACAATGTAAGGTCTCTTTCTATATAATATACTTTGAATCACTGAGTTGTTGACATCATTGCAAGTACTGTATTTAAAAGATTATAACCAACCTAATTAACCTGCAATAATGTATTTAGATACCTCCATCCAAATGCTGCTTTCTAATACATAAAGCATTGTACTCCTTTTGGAAATAAACTCTCCGTCTGTTTATAGTCTTCATGTACGTTATTTAAGTCGGGTCACATCCTCACCATTTTCTCCAAACAGATGAGATCTCCCAGAATACTAAAGCAGCATGATTTATTGTTAACACTGGTTTATCTTACAGGCCTCTAGCCAGTCACTCTTTGGGACAGACCTGGATCCTGAAGGACCGCCCACGCTGACCCCAGAGGTGCCCACCGACCTCTTCGCCCACTCCGCCGAGTGCACGGCGCCATCCTACAGCAACATGGAGGAGGTGGACTAGCCGTGACGAGGACTGAAGAGAAAGCAGGTCAGAGCTGGTCGTCCGGGAGAAGaagctgctcctcagctgcaGACACATCAGTGCTCATTTATCTCACAGGTATCTGAAGCGGTTGGTGAAGTAACAGTGCAGTGCTAGAAGATCTGGAGGTGGTCTCTGAGGGACTCCACAGCGCTGACTGGTGAAAGACCTTCAGATGCACATATAGATGTGTACTCAGTACTAActagacacacacatcattgaTATATTCACATTAATATACTTAGCCATTGATAAAGACTTAACGAGCTGTATATGTAATTATGTTCATTCAGTGCAtatagtgacacacacacacacacagaagctaaCACACTTCTGGAATATCAGAGCTCCTGTTAGCTGCTCCTCATGAAGCTGCTGCTAAAGGAGTTCATCCTCAGCCACCTAACAGAGTTCAGTGGAGGGCCCCGCCAGCCTTCCACGCACCAACGCACCTTGTGGTCTGGTTTCAAGCTAAAAACCTCTAACCTTTACCGGACCCTTTAATCCTTGGCTACAGCTGTGGTCGATTAATAGGGTAAATCTGAGGAGTTTGACTGATGTAATGtgtgtaaatcttttttttttttttggtttgatttgattGTGGCAGGGTATTCAGTGAGTTGGATAAGAATTGAAGCAGCCGatgtaaagaaaaatgtgagacGGGTGATGACCTGctacccctttttttttttttttttttttcttgtcagttttTTAATGCAGAGGGCACacgctgtttctgtgttttgttttctctgtaaactCTTATTTGGCTTCTGTTGCTTTggtgtgttcttgttttttcttttttgtacttGTTTGGATATTCAATCCTGTGGATGCAATAGTCAAAGGCTtcagtaaaactgaaatgtgCATGACTGCATGTTCATTCAGGCTGTAACCCTGTTAAGTACCCCCCTCTGAAACTTTGCtaaattttattatttctgttttgtgtgacGTGTCCAGTCTCACCCCCCTCCTTTGTAATGAATTGCGTATATAAAGTGGGGTTCATAAAGAATGCTGCTGTGGATACATATGAATggttaatataaataaaaacaattttgactatTGCTGACATTAGTGTTTTTTATTATATAGTAGAATTGTGTGAAAAGGTGGAGTAAGACTCTTCACCTGTACAGGTGTCTTCAGTCACTAGGCCTCATCCAGGAACCAAAGTGGGCACCTGCCCTAAAGGCTCTTGACTCACTGTTTGACAAGAGGTTGGTGGTAATTTGAATAATTTCATATTTGCTTGGTAAAATGTTTTACTAAAGAAAGTTCCCAATCTATTCTGATATCTTCAGTCTTTTAGTTGATATTATGAAATACGCAGAAGAATTTGTGTCTAATGAATTAAGAACAAAGTAAGTGGACAGATTGTCCTTCAGCACAGGAGTAGTGGCTGATTTCTGGGGCCTTGGGGGAGAAAATGCTTTGAAGCTGCTATTAAAGCTGAAGATCAGTCCATCAACAGGAAATGTGAATAATTAATTGACTTTTGTTAAAATAAAcctctggttccagctttgAAGacatgctgcttttctctgtttgatatTATTGTAAACTGAGTCTcttttgaagaagaagaagaatctttattgtcattacagaGTACAGGTTGTACAGTGCAACGAGATTTTGTTTTGGCTCTGTGAGATGCCCACCAAAAAAAGTACAGTCTAAATATAAAGAAATTATAGATTGGAGGGGTGCTAAGGATAAGGAATTTACATATGGTTGTGGCTGGCTGTGGTCATTTTACAGATATTAATTACAGTGTTGTGCAAATTGCCATCAGGTTATTTACATAGCAGCATCATACAAAGAGAGGAACGGCGACAATGTAAACATTGCAGACTGTTGTCGTGGTTGTGTCAGGCAGAGAGTTTCTTTGATTCAGATCAGGCTTCACTCTGGTTGTGTGAGTACGGAGGGCTTTATATCGTCTGCCTGATGGGAGTAGTTCAAACAGGTGATGGCACGGATGTGTTGGGTCCTCTCTTGTACTGGAGATCAAATTATTTCCCAGCAGCATCCATTActgtttttttaactgtcagGCCTTGCTTTGTGCATTTACTTTTGTTAAACAGCCAAGACGAGTGGTAAACTCACCAGCTGGTGGCTggggttgggggttgggggttggggttagggttacaaAATCTTGGCTAGGGGTGGCCCTGATCTTGAGTTGTCCTAAACCTGCCAAGTCCCACTTTAATTTGACGACGTCACTCATTTACATGGCGTCACGATATCACCTGCCTGCGACGTTTCTGGCAACAACGTCATTAAGACTAATAACGTCCCATGGGGCAGTGGCGAGACCTGTCCCCCACAAATCAAGAGGGTTACCACGTGGAACTCTGGTTTTCTCCCACAGCCCAAAAACATGCCAGGTTATGTAGCGCGCATCtccagctgggataggctccagcttatattaaaacatattaaacattaaactcatattaaaacattaaaaacggTTCTTCTTTGCCGCTTGACTCTGACTGATGAAGCAGTAAAGAAGAACCGTTTTTAATGttcaataaaggtatttatgaagctcttacTAAGTTTGTGGACGTCTGcttttcataccttatctggtttgcactctGTTGTAATCATCCAAGTTTGGTCAAACCAGGGGCAGTCCACCTCCTCAGGATCGGCCAAGGCTGATGAATCGGGTGATGGAAAAACTGTGAGCATATATATTTCATTTCTAGTCAAATTGTCTCATTAAGATATACTAATATAAGACACAATCATATGACAAGGGACATGTTTTCCATCTTAGGTCCATCTCTGCTCCATCCACTATCTTACggtaaatgtaaaagtaaagaagaatacaaatacaaaaaaccTGAATTAGCAGAttgatttctctttcttttttacttctttcttttatttagtatgtttcacttcagtgtgttatgggacttgtcagtccaattcttcttcttctttttgcaccaacaacactacatcaaattccttgtatgtgtaacatacctggcaataaagtgtttctgattctgaaactCAAAACCATGACACAGTCACTGAATTTCAACATAAATTAATTTATCGCTTACATACAGAATGGCCAGTTGACACTGTTTGACaccattttttgtttcttaaatgaaaaaaaaaaacttgttttctaGATCACAGAAATCACAGGAAGAATCGATTTTCAGTTTGAACAGGATATATTCTATTTAAATAACCAGTGTTTTCtatttaaaactgaacatttctcctgttctgttctgtggaGAAAACTGTGTACCTgcgaaaaaaatgtagtttcagTTTGTCCATTAGTCCGGGGAGCTAGCTttatgacctttgaccctgaggTATAGTTCGCCAGAATACCTCCAAACACCTGAGAAGGTGACATACTGCATAAATGTTTTACAGCGCCTGAAGATGGCGCTCTTTCTTTGTACAGCTGCTGACCCgctgaggaaagagaagaagaagaagaagacgacaTGGAGCAGGAGGAAATACCGGTAAACAAACATGAGTCAGACCGTGGAGCCGGCTCGGTCGCAAGTTCCAGCTTAAATATCTTCAAACTAATAAACCAGTAACTGTGATCTCCTGTTTCACACTCATGGCGGATTTCGGGAACAGCGGCCGACAAGCTGAAGAACACGATgggacaaacagcagaaatgtcGCTGAGCCTGTGTGCGGGGCAGGTGACACCGCGGTGACGGTCCCCCAGGGGCTCTGGTCCTCAAACCAGGACCAGAAGAAAAAGTTAGTCCTGCATGTCGACCTCAACAACACCATACTGGTGTCGGACGCCGTAACGGGTCAGGGGACTGTAGCTGCTCTGGACTACTTCCTCACAACCGTCACCTGGGGAAAGATGAGCAAACATGGTAAACTCATTCAGTTTTTGGTATCGCACGAAGAAGAATGCTaggaatttgtttttgtgtgctcaGTCAGGTGACACGGCGAAGTCATTGTTCATGAGTTGTCAAAAGAACAGGCCGAATCCCATTTAAAAGTCTGTGCATTTAACAGGCCCCTCCCCTTTACTTCTCCTGAATGTgtgagtgacaacaagctgtCAACCAACTCAAAAAGAGTGACGAGTTATTCAAATTAAGCGCGTGACAGGAATTGCATAGATACCGAATAGTATGTTATTAATACTATAGCTTGTCCACATGTCTGCAGTCATATTATATCACGTTTTTATTATGCAAATATGAAAGCCAACATTAAATTAACGTTTTATCAAATAGCGTTTCGCAGAATGTGATTTAGAACCATTGATCTGAGTACATGTAAATGTTTCCTCTACCAGCATGATTATGTATGTGTTACGTATTTAGTGACTGTGGTCAGTgcccaataaaaaaaacatgtagtgCATCTTCATTTTAAGGCAATGTCACAAAGCTGGAAACAGGATTGTTTTTCTTATCTCatgaaaagttgacattttcagagaaaCATCTACATTATGTAAATTAGGTGACAATGCTTAATTAAAGTTGTCCGAAAACTTTCTTTTACTATAACCAGCTTGGAGTCATCGGTCCATATTCATGACAGGTTGCATGGCCGTGCTGTAGACACTGAATCATCATATATGAAAATAAGTAGTAAACTTGGAAAATAGCCAGTATATCAGTATTAATTTGATAGTGCCCTGTCACCCTGGAAACAAAGCCCTTCACTCTTTCTGTCATCAGTACTTAACTTTGTCTGCATGTCAGGCCATTTACAAAACCTTTGTTCTTCACCTCTTTGCAGGAAAATGGGAATGGCTGAGTGACTCGCCCTCCCTGCTCCCACCGTGCGAGGACGCTGTTAGTTACTACTCTCAGTTTGGACGGATACCTGGTTTCACCTCTGCTGCGGGACGATGTTTCCGCGGGGTCCTAGATGAACATCTGGATCTGCTCCGCTGGCCCGAGGGCATCAAGGCAAGCACCCTACAGGAGGGAGTGGATAAGAGGGGCACATGGAAAGGGCTTATGCAAAGACAGGCAACAAAAGTCTGCTCTGACAGAGCTTTACCCAATGATGACTGCTTCTTTATACATTCgtattcagatttttattaatttttattaAACAGGTTGCAGACCCTCTGATTCAAGCCTTTTTTATCCTCTAGTGACCTAGGGGGTTGTGGTTCTGCTTTAAGCTACAAATAATCTGTCCgtaattttcttttatatataaCAGTAATAGTTATAAAGATAGTCTTCCTATTTGCACTGTATTTGACATCAAGTTTTACACTGGCATACTTTAGAGCTTCTGTTCAACAGTTAGTCTCTGTGAGTCAGAGACAGGACAAACCCGTCCACCTGCGTAACCTCCAAAATCCACAGTGACACAGGTACACTAGAGGTATGCTAATGGAATTTCGGGAGTAACCTTCAGACTCTTAGGTTGTAGTTTAAACAGATGTGGAATAGTCTGTAACGTTCACAGTTGTCACAGACTGTTAAACGGACAATCCAGGAATTTAATGTTGCCCTTCCCTAAAGTCTGGAGACGTACAATCAACAGATTTAAgtttcaaaaacactgaattctaCATTCACACGCTGATGTGGGAAAAATaaagatgttatttttttttttatgattttgacaGTCTCTTGTAGCATCCTTTAAATACATGCtggatttattcatttttttaaatatcagaggTATTGAATGACACTTCTCACCATTACACTGTCATAATGCACTTTATAAAAAAGCAATcagattttttgactttgtagAAACTTGTATTCAAATGAATGCTAAGAACTGAGCCTAAATAGAAGGTGGTCTCCTTGAAAATAATGTTGACATCCATAAGTAAAAATAAAGCCTCAGACCTGGTATCAGACCACTTTCAGCCAAATGGAGGTTTCACtctctgaatgtgttttcacaCCTTCTTATCCACGCCTCCCTTCAACAATCagatatttatttgtgtgtgtgtgtgtgtacacacttgTAGACTGGCTCAGTGGTAAAAGGCTGTTTTTCATGGGTAGATTCAGCTCCAGTCCAGTCTGTTACACTTCCTGCAAACCGCTTTGACAGTTTGATGCAGTTGTGTGTTGCTGAGTCCTCCCTGACTCTGTTCCctacagggagacagagagctgTGCGTAAAAGGAGAAGATGGACGACTGTATCACTGGatcctcccctccttcttccaGCTGCTCAAAGACCTGGTGCAGGAAGGACGGGAGTTTGCGGTCCTGTTTCGCACGTTTGGAACTGACCTACCTCGTGTGCTGAGAGCTGTGCACAGAGCACTGAATGAAGGGTCTCACCCACTGTTCCCTGATCTGCCTGATCTGAAGGTAAAATCACATGTATTCATCACAGAGCCATGAGGGTCAGTTTGCACCCTTAGTGATACAGAACAGAGCTAATAATGTGGGTTTCATTCACAGGGTAACGTCATGTCTACTTCCTTTGTGTAGACCAGTATCACATATACATAAAGGGATGTGAGACAAGACTCACATCCCTATAAACGAGCAGAAGAGGAGGCGGCTTCAGACATTTCTCTCAGTAAAAGGAACCATCGTAATCAGTAACTGCCAACATTATtagtctgttattttttttgctttcttgtgtgtttttgataaCAGACTTAATTGTAGCTGTGCTGCAAGTATCTGAATGCGACCCCACATTGTCTACAGTCTGCTACAAACTGTTCACTTCAGGTCACTTCTTGGGATGTGTTTTTGAGTACTCCTGtaaaatcctgtgtgtgtgtgtgtgtgtacgttccTTAGGGTTGGCGAAGATGTTCTTTTGAGAACATCCTTTGTGCCCTTAAGCACACACCGTCGccaccacacacatgcatatgcatcTCCTTGACTCCCCTCCCAGAGGGGGTTTTGTGTTTCTTGCACCTGTTAGTCCAGTGGACTGGAACACATTGATTTTGAGAGAGTAGTGGAGAGTGCTACGGACGGATGAAGGGTGGAGAAACAGAAGGGATGTCAGAAAGTGAATCTGTCAGGCACAGCGGGCTGTCTGGTGGAGAGCACACTGTAGAGATCTTATTCAATTTCCTGTCAAATACTATTCATCTATGCATTTAGACAGAaagagcgggggggggggggggggttcaatCGCAGGATAtaatttgtttctgtgtctcttcttGAGTGCAGCTACAAGAAAGCTTTATCATTACTGAGAGCGGTGCTACAGGGGAAACATGCCTAATCAAAGCCGTACGCCAAACCTTGGGCAATTTACTGTTTAAGCTAAGAGAAGTGTGTACATTGGTGTTGGTGTCCATGTGCTACAGCTGCTTGACTGTATTTCACCATTTTAGAttttatgcaaatgaaaaatacGATGATTTAAGTTTTTAAAGGTGGTGTTTCCTGTACTGTACATGGCAGCTGTATTGAATCCTATCAGAATCTTCAGAGTCATGAATCACTTTCATTCTGTTTGATAGTTTTaggtttattttctgtgaagTATCCACACTATTTATCATAAAGCTGCAGAACAATAGATGAGGGGGGCACAGactattattttttattcagtgtaagAAAGTTTAATGCTGATATCACCATTAATTTAGGTCAAACCTGCCAGGGTTTGctttaataacaaaataatttcacagaagtgtgttttggttttatgcttaccctctttctttctttccttcttccttccttctttctctgactcttcttcttttctttcggCTCAGTTGAGTGTGAACATGACTCCAGGCAAGATCCGCTGCAGCAAGAGAGGGATCGTCCTGAGTCGAGCCGAGGACCGCGTGTCCACTCGAGACGGAGAGAGAGGCCTGTATCAGTACTTCAGCTCAGTCCAGGGCCTGGGAGGCTTTCAGGACCACTTTGACTGGTATGTATAACACCCCTCAGACCACCATTAATGTGGTTTTTGTGACCTCTATCCATCCATCAGCCCTTTTCCAAATCTTTCTGTGCCCTTGTTCCTCATCCAGGTGGGCTAGTAATACATTCTCCATCCACGGGGGGAAGCCTCTGTGGGTCGACCCCTTTGACCAGCACGTTCAGCACATCTTCATAGACGACAACATACGACAGAACGATGAAGATACCATCGTTCATCCCAAGGtactgtcatttttattttttttttcaaatgaacatGAATACATCAACAGCTATTGGCAGCCAAAAGGACTGTAACTACACTGACAGATCAGGAAAATGCTAAATGATGTTTTCATCGCCACAGTTTCCTTCCCACTGTGGAGATAAGTCATTTTAATTAGAGCCAGGATCTAAGATACGAGTGTGGAAGAGATAAGTGGGTAAACATGCCTCAGTAACACTGCTGCATCATTTTCTATCATGTGACGATAAGATCTCAGCACTGCGTTGTATAACCAGTGAGCCAGTGGCTTTGGCCAGCAGCTCTAAGAAACCGTTGTTATAGATGGATCATTTCAATATTTTAGAATCTCAATAAATTTGTGTATAATGAGCTGGAATTGTAAGTTTGTCCGTGATAAGTGGACTTTGTACATGCAAGgatttccccctctctctctctcccctccgtATTAATTATACACTCAGCTTCTTTGGAAAATGCCAGGAAGTGCCACATTTTGAGAATGCAGTTTTTACACACcaccagaggaaaacacaggagGAGCCAAATGTTTTTGTATCCGTCATCCTTTTCCACTTGAACACAGCTTGACTCTTCCTCGCACAAACAGCTGACCATATGTTTTATCTCATCTCCAAGCAGTGCAAGCATATTTTGATGAAACAGCCGAtgtcaagtcagttttactCTTTGCAACAATGTAGTATAATTTTAAGAAGCTGTAttcatattaaattaaattgcaGAAGTTTTTCCACAAGTTCTCAACCTTAGTTCAGAGGCCATTCTTAAAATCATAGATGTTAGGGATTATTTTCTGACTACAGatcagagctggtgtgtgtgtgatcctactaacaataaaaaaaaaaaaaagaaaaagtgacatttaTAAAGTCAGATGTTTCCTAACAGTTAGCAGAGGCAgcagatacatacacacacagtgatagtAAGGTTAAAGTGTCACAGTCAACCAGCCCCTACAGTGCTGttaccctgaaactgaagcagctaaatggtcttcagccatcattcattttattatttacaccttcACTTTTCCTGCTgggacatgtcaaaatgtcttctgtgaaagaaaaaaaattgtctctCAATGGAGGACACTTTTTCACCTTATGTCCATCATCCTGTGAGACCTACAGGATGATGAAGAAGCCATCCTCTCTCAACATTTGTTCGGTGTAATGTATGATCTAGTGTTGCTCTTACATCCTCAACtattgtgtgtatatttatctCTGTCAGTGAGTTGTTTATGCTGTGGTTATCCTCTggtctctctcctttctgtgtgtgtgtgtgtgtgtgtttctcaggttTTCTTGGACCCAGGTGGCAATGAGACTCGTATAGCCTGCACCTCTGAGCTGT
Coding sequences within it:
- the si:dkey-32e6.3 gene encoding uncharacterized protein si:dkey-32e6.3 → MADFGNSGRQAEEHDGTNSRNVAEPVCGAGDTAVTVPQGLWSSNQDQKKKLVLHVDLNNTILVSDAVTGQGTVAALDYFLTTVTWGKMSKHGKWEWLSDSPSLLPPCEDAVSYYSQFGRIPGFTSAAGRCFRGVLDEHLDLLRWPEGIKGDRELCVKGEDGRLYHWILPSFFQLLKDLVQEGREFAVLFRTFGTDLPRVLRAVHRALNEGSHPLFPDLPDLKLSVNMTPGKIRCSKRGIVLSRAEDRVSTRDGERGLYQYFSSVQGLGGFQDHFDWWASNTFSIHGGKPLWVDPFDQHVQHIFIDDNIRQNDEDTIVHPKVFLDPGGNETRIACTSELYDITLVQTDLLRAISDPNYFSQRVHICLENYERNVQQGAD